The following coding sequences are from one Musa acuminata AAA Group cultivar baxijiao chromosome BXJ1-6, Cavendish_Baxijiao_AAA, whole genome shotgun sequence window:
- the LOC103990176 gene encoding probable mannose-1-phosphate guanylyltransferase 3, whose protein sequence is MKALILVGGFGTRLRPLTLSFPKPLVDFANKPMILHQIEALKDVGVTEVILAINYRPEVMINFLKDFEDKLGIKITCSQETEPLGTAGPLALARDKLVDGSGEPFFVLNSDVISEYPFAELIQFHKSHGGEATIMVTKVDEPSKYGVVVMDEETGRVDRFVEKPKIFVGNKINAGIYLLNPSVLDHIELRPTSIEKEVFPKISAGQKLYAMVLPGFWMDVGQPKDYITGLRLYLDSLRKKAPSRLAAGPHIVGNVLVHENAVIGEGCLIGPDVAIGPGCVIESGVRLSRCTVMRGVRIKKHSCVSSSIIGWHSTVGQWARIENMTILGEDVHVSDEVYSNGGVVLPHKEIKSSILKPEIVM, encoded by the exons GAAGGCGCTCATTCTTGTCGGAGGATTTGGCACTCGCCTCCGACCTTTGACTCTCAGTTTCCCAAAGCCGCTTGTAGATTTTGCTAACAAACCGATGATCCTCCATCAG ATTGAAGCTCTGAAGGATGTTGGAGTGACTGAAGTCATTTTGGCCATTAATTATCGTCCGGAG GTTATGATTAATTTCTTGAAGGATTTTGAGGATAAGCTTGGAATTAAAATTACCTGCTCGCAAGAGACTGAACCACTAGGAACGGCTGGTCCCCTGGCTTTAGCCAGAGACAAGCTAGTGGATGGTTCCGGGGAGCCCTTCTTTGTCCTTAACAGTGATGTCATAAGTGAATACCCATTTGCTGAACTAATTCAGTTCCACAAATCCCATGGTGGGGAGGCAACGATAATGGTGACCAAG GTCGACGAGCCATCAAAATATGGTGTTGTTGTTATGGATGAAGAAACTGGAAGGGTTGATAGATTCGTGGAGAAGCCAAAAATATTTGTAGGCAACAAGATCAATGCTGGGATTTACTTGTTGAATCCATCTGTCTTAGACCATATTGAGCTGAGACCAACCTCGATCGAGAAGGAAGTCTTCCCAAAAATTTCTGCAGGCCAGAAGCTCTATGCCATGGTCCTACCAGGTTTCTGGATGGACGTTGGACAGCCAAAGGACTACATTACGGGACTGCGGCTCTATTTGGACTCTCTAAGGAAGAAAGCACCATCTAGGTTAGCTGCTGGCCCACATATCGTTGGGAACGTATTGGTGCATGAGAATGCCGTGATAGGGGAAGGATGCCTCATTGGACCAGATGTCGCCATTGGTCCTGGCTGTGTGATCGAGTCTGGAGTTAGGCTGTCAAGGTGCACGGTGATGCGGGGAGTTCGCATCAAGAAGCACTCGTGCGTCTCCAGCAGCATCATTGGGTGGCACTCCACGGTGGGGCAGTGGGCACGTATCGAAAATATGACCATCCTTGGGGAAGATGTGCATGTTTCCGATGAGGTATACAGCAACGGAGGCGTTGTTCTCCCACATAAGGAGATTAAATCAAGCATATTGAAGCCTGAGATAGTCATGTGA